AGCCCCGGTCTACCCTTGGCGCATCCGTCGGAGCGGCGGCGGATGCTCAGTCCGGAAGGGCTTCGGTCATCTTGGCGTAGTCGAAAGCCGGAAGGCCGGCGATCACCTGTTCGGTCAGCGGGACCGTCAGGATCCTGCCCCCGGGTTCCACCACGACGGAGCGCCAAGGTACGGCGCGGAGGGTACCGGCTTCGTCATCCCGGAACACCACGGCTTTCAAGGCGGCGTCGCCGCCGGCGATGATGTCGTCCACCGTGCCGACCGGCACGTCGCCGTCGATCTCCAGCGCTGAGCCCACGAGTTCGGAGACATGCCACTGCCGGCCGATGCTCTCGGGACGCTCGACCGGCCCGATCGGCTGGCCGGGAGCGGTTTCCCGCAGGTTCCGCGCGTTGAGGGGAATTTCGGCCGTTTCAAACCCCTCGTTCACCTCGACCATGTTCCAGCCGAGGCTGAACCGGCCACCCTCCATCGGCGGTGCGGCGGCGCCGGGCTGGATCACGACCCATTCGAGCTCGCCGGGAAACCCGATCGTGACGTCCGCGATGGTGCCGACGGGTTTCTCCCCGCCTCCGACGACGGGAAGGCCGATCAGCCGGCTGAGCCTGAACCCGGTGTAGAAGTCGTCGTAACTGTAGTCACCGACCGCTACCGGCTCCTCGCGTGGCGGGGAAACGGGATCCTGCGCGGCGGCGCTCTGCGTTGCGCCGAGCATGGCGACCATCAAAAGGGAAAGCATCGGACGGGTCATGGGGACCTCCTGCTGTGGCGTCTTTCCGCTGCGGAGTCATTTCACTCCGGGTGTCGCGGCGGCGAGCGCCTGGATTTCTTTCATGTTCTTCAACTCGGACAGCCCGACGGGAAGGTCGAGGCCGAGCTTGCCTGCGGTACGGGAGACTTTCACCATCGTGAACGGCACGGGGATCCGGCCCATGTCGGCGGCATCGGTCGCGATGATGGCCGCCACGATCCGGCCCCCCGGAATGGCGACCAGGTCTTCCACGGTTCCGACCGTCTTGCCGCCCGGTCCCGATACGCCGGCGCCCAGCATGTCCCTTACGAGAAGCTTGTCCTGGGCGGCGGAACCGAGCGTCTTG
This Skermanella mucosa DNA region includes the following protein-coding sequences:
- a CDS encoding PRC-barrel domain-containing protein, which produces MTRPMLSLLMVAMLGATQSAAAQDPVSPPREEPVAVGDYSYDDFYTGFRLSRLIGLPVVGGGEKPVGTIADVTIGFPGELEWVVIQPGAAAPPMEGGRFSLGWNMVEVNEGFETAEIPLNARNLRETAPGQPIGPVERPESIGRQWHVSELVGSALEIDGDVPVGTVDDIIAGGDAALKAVVFRDDEAGTLRAVPWRSVVVEPGGRILTVPLTEQVIAGLPAFDYAKMTEALPD